From the genome of Oryza glaberrima chromosome 1, OglaRS2, whole genome shotgun sequence:
TTTTAAAATTCTTATGCTAAAGCATTCCTATCATCATGCATATTTGCAATTGCATCTTCTgatacaaactttcaacttttctgtcacattgttccaatttcaaccacacttccaattttggtgttcacattgaagtttggaagtttggttgaaattggaacgatgtgactgaaaagttgtgtgtgtatgaaaggtttgatctgatggaaagttggaagtttggaaaaaaaaactttgcaactaaacagggcctaacatTGCATAACTTATTATATGCTCTACTTCTTTTCTTTGCAGACCTAAGCCGCAAGTCCTTGGAGCAATATGTCCCAGGCTGCTCATCAGTCAGGCTCTCTGACGTCAAGATCTTCCGGTCTTGGGAACGGTCAATGAAGCTGACAACGGAGGCGTTCGTCAACGTGCGTAAAGCGCAGTGTGTCCTCTTCACTTCCTTTTACGAGCTCGAACCCTGCGCCATGGACAGAATCACGCAGGCGGTTCCGTTCCCGGTGTACCCAGTCGGACCTTCAATCTCGGACATGCCGCTGGACGGCGGCGCCAGCAAGATCGACGACGAGGAGCACCGTGCCTGGCTGGACGCGCAGCCGGAGCGCTCCGTGCTGTACGTCTCGTTCGGCAGCGTCGTCTCCATGTGGCCGTCGCAGCTGGAGGAGGTCGCCGTGGCGCTGCGCGACAGCGCGGTCAGGTTCTTCTGGGTGGCCAGGGACAGCGCCAGCGCCGGTGACCTGCGACGGATCGCCGGCGGCAACGGGTTGGTGGTGCCGTGGTGCGACCAGCTGGGCGTGCTGTGCCACCGCTCCGTCGGCGGCTTCCTCAgccactgcgggtggaactcgctGCTCGAGGCCGTGTTCGCCGGCGTGCCGCTGCTCGCGCTCCCCGTCGTCTGGGATCAGGTGGTGGACGCCCGCGTCGTGGCCGACGAGTGGAGGATCGGCGTCAACCTGTCGGagcagaggagggaggaggacgacggcggcggcgtcgtcgtcggcaggGACGCGATccgtgccgccgcggcgaggctgaTGGATCCGGACGACGGCGAGAGCcgagagatgaggaggagggccgCGCTGCTGCGCGAGGCTTGCCGTGGCGCCGTGCAGGACGGTGGCTCGTCGCGCCGCTCGTTGAACGGATTCGTGAAAGATCTCGCCGACGGGAGACTTAATTTCCAGTGAGAGAACAGCGTGAATTAAAccaaaaaagtaaataaatgTACTAGCGTGAATGCTTGTTGTGTATCAGTATCCACGTGGAGAATAATGGAAGAGAAAATTTTACTTTAGGTAATCTGTTGTACGAGGCAAACATCATCCCTGTTCTATCGAAACACTCTCTTAGATTACCAGCCTAAGAGGCTTTTACTTATGGCAGATACCCTTTTTACTGACCAACCTGATTTTTACTTGCGGCTAACTTAATGTGACAGTTAAATACTAAATAACCGGTGTtcggaaaagaaaatatttgagcCCACTGCAAGAGAAATGTACTATTCGATCATGGCAAATGAAGCTTGAAGGTTACGTCGCTAGTGAGGAATATTTCTCGAGAAGATATCACTGGGCCGCTCCAACCACACTTACAAACTAGCGGCAGGAACTCTGGAGGACCACATCAATGTGGGTTTCTAGCATCATAGGGGTATTGTAGTAACTTCCTGTGCACCATCGGGGTTAAGGTTATAACTCCACATTTATGTTTGGGGACTATATAAACCAGTCCTAATCTCATAGTAAAATACCATACAATATATTGGGCTTTACGACTCGAACTCATCTCGTTCTCAGAATAGGCGGGAAAAACGATACTTTTCCGCCTATCCTCTGTTGATCTGTTACCCAAGGTCAcgaaataatattttattatcaatGTTTTGCTTTGAATAGTTCCTTAaccaatttttttgttttggattgggtatttttattttcatggtGTTTTAGACCATCCTTAATTTTAATTATCTACATCTAACTTGTTACATGCAAAAAGAAATAACTTGCATATAGCTGTGAGATTTAAGAGTTTCATATGTTTGAGACGAGGGTCGGTAGTcaaaagtgaaaaagaaaaaacaagactACCCTGTCCAAAATAAGAACGTCGATTAAAAGATGTTTTAAAGTAAACTATCAGTAATGAAATATGATCCGAAATGAGAATTACTCAAAATGTTATATTATGATCATGCCATCACACATGATCGTATCAATATCCATCGACACGTGCACATGTGGGCATGCGTGTGTGGGCAGCGTGGCGCCGGCACACacaaagggagaggggagagcgagaaccacacgcacgcacgcacgcagccACAACAGGGGAGAGATTGCGAGCGCGatggccgcctccacctccgccgccgccgccggggacgagcCGTGCCGCTGCCATGTCGTGGCGGTGCCGTTCCCGGGGCGCGGGCACGTGAACGCCATGATGAACCTGAGCCGGCTCCTCGCCGCGCGGGGCGCCGCCACGGTCACCTTCGTAGTCACCGAGGAGTGGctcggcctcctctcctcctcctccgcgccgcccggcGTGCGGCTGCGCGCCATCCCCAACGTCATCCCCTCCGAgaacggccgcgccgccgaccacgcgggcttcctcgacgccgtcggcgccaGGATGGAGGCGCCCTTCGAGCGACTGCTCGACCGGCTCCGGCtcgaggagaaggaggagacaGCGGTGCCCGTCGCGGCCTTCGTGGCCGACTTCTACGTGCCGTGGGTCGTGGACGTCGGCAACCGGAGGGGCGTGCCCGTCTGCTCCCTCTTCCCCATGGCCGCCGTGTTCTTCTCCGCCTACTACCACTTCGACAGCCTCCCGTCGTGGCTCGCTAAACCGCCGCACCAGCCGGTCGCCGGTGCCACAACTGGTGAGGTCTCTTCATTGCTTCCATTGCCTGTTACTGTCAAGCTTACCCTCTCCTGAATCTCATTTTTTACTGAATCACCCACATACGAATCAATTTAGAGATTTACCCACATTGTTACATCCATGAACTGATGAGTTAGGAGATTTACTGAATCTGATTTCTGCCTGTTTACTAGATAAGGCTCCAAGAGAGACATATGTTGGCTATTACTCGGTGCTGTGAATACAATGTTACTTACTTCttgctttgtttgtttgttttttttttctgaacggAAAAATAGCATTAGCGTgccttttcattgaatatagcacgagaaaatacaacccctagggggaaagaaaaaatgttttttgaAAGAACCCAGCGGAGCTGGTTTTATATTGTAGAGAGGTTAGAAAAACACTGTACAGGGGGTGCGGTGTAGTACTTGAAAAACACTTCCCGCCTACATTAAGGTGATAAAAGAACTACTCTCGCGATATTACATTCTGCACTCCCTTGGCGCCTGCCATTCCCCAAAGCTGCATCTCGTCCACAATCTTGCTTGCAATCGCCGGCGGTGTCGACTCTGTGCTTCGGAAGATGCGGTTGTTTCTTTCCGTACAAATTTCCCAGAGCACCGTCAGGAAAGCAGAGCGTAGTccttttttctgaattttctctGCATTGCTTGTTTGGCTATGCCACCAGTCAAGCAGTGTACTGTCCTCTGATGAGTCTTGGAAGCGCCGTGGCCTGATCTGACGCCCAACCTCATTCCAAATCTGCTGCACAAAGGGACATTCTTTGAAGAGGTGTTGGGCGGTCTCAAGGTTTCTGAAGCAGAGCTGACAAGGTGTGGAAAAAATGTGAGATCATCGAAATCTATACACTATACAAGGTGCGGAATGAACTCGCGCAGACACTTAGCTTTGTTTGTTACTTATACGCACATTCCGAAGTGTTTGAGTGCTTTGGGTTTAATTCGTTCAAAAAGGTGGTTGAATATAGGCAGTTGTAGGTGTGAATATAGCGTGGTAAATGAAACACCGTCAAATAGGAGAACAATTTGTTAGTGTTCTTTCACATAAATCCATTATTGCGAGTCTGGAACAAAGCTCACGTGATTCAGCTAACAAAATCTTTTAAGTCGTCAAAATGGTTGTCTTTCTCATTTTGGCTCTCCAATCAACAAATCCCCTAGTCGGGGTTTAATCGCAGAACACATCGCCACTTCACCCCAATCTTGAGAGGTATCGCTTCTTTTTAATTTCTCTATTAAGATGAATCCACTTTCTGTACCAAACTTGAGTAGTCTTAGTGTTTTGTTGTTTTGTACTAACATTTGAGAGATGTAAGTTTCTGTGCATCTGAATCATCTACTGCTAACAGTTTACAAAATTATTCACTCTTACGATCTTATCTACTTTTGATCAGCAGATAACCCTGATCAGAGACTTGAGCACTATATCTCAAGCTTGGCTTCAAGTTCAATAATGTTATCTGATCTCAAGCCTTTAATTCACAGTGAGAGAACAGTGGAGTATATCCTAGCATGTATCTCTAGCATCAGAAAAGCACAGTGCCTCCTATTCACCACCATATATGAGCTTGAGGCCAGTGTAATCGACTCTCTTGAATCATTAGTCACCTGCCCAGTGTACCCAATTGGGCCCTGCATTCCGTATATGACCCTTGAAAACGAGCATACCAAGTCCAATGGAGAAGCTCCTGGACGGATAGATTACTTCGCGTGGCTGGATTGTCAACCTGAGAACTCAGTGCTATATGTTTCTCTTGGCAGTTTTGTCTCGGTGTCATCCTCTCAGCTTGATGAGATCGCCTTGGGCCTTGCCACAAGTGAGGTCAGATTCTTGTGGATTCTTCGTGAACAATCCACTCGAGTGCGAGAACTTGTCGGTAACACCAACAAGGGCATGATACTTCCATGGTGTGATCAGCTGAAGGTTCTGTGCCACCCTTCAGTCGGGGGCTTCCTGACCCATTGTGGAATGAACTCGACGCTGGAAGCTGTCTTCGCTGGGGTACCTATGCTCACCTTACCATTGTTCTTTGATCAACCAATTGATGGCCGGCTAATTGTGGAAGAGTGGAAGATTGGAGTGAACTTGAGGGACTCGACAGACAAGGATCGCCTGATCAGAAGGGAGGAGATTGCAAGGGCTGTTAAGAGGCTGATGGCATCTGAAGAAGCTGAGATGAAAGCAATAAGGAGGCACGCTCTGGAGTGGAAAGAGATTTCTCATAGAGCAGTCGACAAGGGTGGATCTTCGCATTGTAATCTGGCTTCACTGATGGAGATGATATGCCCATCAAGATGAACGCCAGTATTTTGAATGTGCCGATGAAAGTCTAATTAATGTATCATTTGTTTAACCTTATTCGAATTACTCTATTATAACCATATCTTGCTCTATACTTAATTCATTTTTATAAATCTTATATGTGAGTTGAAAATTACATGGATTATCTAAGGTTTCAAAACTGCTACTGTCAGGCACCAAGAATATGATAGTAAACCTTCGATTGGCAAACATCACAGACACAAGTTTCTTGATTACCAGTGGCTATAACCTTCTTCAAGAGACTACAGATGCAAACCATATCTCCATGGTGATTACCAGTTTTTTTAGGTTGCCAGAGCTATTAAAACATTTCCAGGAGTATGGGATCGATTCAAGACACGAGATTGTTGTATGCAAACATGTAATTCGATCATCATTCATACTTATCAAGGACCGTTATTGATAAGATTCAGATGACAGTTTATATACACCAAGGTGTATTATCACATAAAGGCCAAATCCTGGCCATTAGAAGTCATAGCAAGCGTGTCAAGATTCCAAACTTTCTTGACTCCAAAACAAGCAAACGCCTAATGAATGTCAGACTCGCCTTCCATTGCACTCTAAACCAAATAAGCAAACGAAATACGAGACAAAGCTAATCTCCATTTATTTGCAGAGTTCCACTGCTGGTGAGCGAAGTGCCACTCCTCCAAGCTGCTCACTGGAATACTTCTTGTACACAACCCTCAGCTTGCTCTCAGGGGCAGTAGAGTGTGAGGTAACAAGAAGCTTTGCAGAGTCCCTGAAATCATCGCAGAAAAATAAAGTTCAGTATATCTGCTCAATGGAGAATTTCAGTGATGCTAGTTAAACAAGTCATCGAGTCATGTAGTGCTTACAATAGCTGTGACTCGGTAAATCCAGTGTGGTGCTTGAGAGTGTCAGTCCATAGAGGGCTCTTCTTCAGGGTGAGCCTGGCTGCATAGACAGCAGAGGCAGCAACCTTGGAAGGCAGGGATGCCACCAGCCCGTACTGCATCAGTGCCAATTCAgcgaagaagaaggccatgtgCTCCATCTGCATTCACCAAAAGAAATTTTGATTACACGCTCAAACTTGTTGCTTAGCAATGAAATATAATCCGATGGTAAACAGAAACAAACAGAAGCCATGGCTCTTTACCTCCTTGTCACTTTTGTTATCTGCAGACGCCCCCGCCTTCAGATAGCGCATAATGAAGACATATGCTGTAGGAACGGTGAGATTCCACTGAAGCTTATTCAGAATCCCCTTCTCCATTGCAAGAATCTGTTCCCTAGTGTATGCACTATCTGATATCAAGATGAAGTCGTTCACCTGCAAATACATAGACAGAGATCCAATCAGAACAAATCCCTGCTAGAAATGGGCAGTGCAGAGCAAAGGGGCTAAAAATGTTGCTACCTCTGGGGCCCAAATCTCCTCGTACTTGCAAGCTATTAGCATGGCAGAGACACCTACCAGCTGCAGCTCCCTCCGCTGCACTTGCTGCATCGAGAGGTACCGGTCGATGACATACATGGAGAGGTATAGGGTCTCTGGCATGAGCTCAAACTTGTGATGCACTTCAATTATCCAGTCTGCCAGGATGGCCCTCATCTTGGAATTGATCTCCACCTGGGTGTCGATGTAATCACACGGGCGGCACTCGTTCTGCAGCAAGGCCAGGAAAGATTGCACCTTTCAGTGACCAAGCACATACAGCATTTGCGTAGGCATCGAAGAAGGATCAAGCAGAGAGAGCGACTCAGTTACCTCAGCGACCTTGTAGAACTTGTAGATATCCTCAATGTAGTCCACCACAGCCAGCTCATTGTCACAGTCGAGCTTGTCAATGTCCTTAATCACTTCTCGAGGTTTGTCAGTGATTCCACAGGCAACCTGGCATTAGCATGGAGTAAATACAGGTTAAGAACTTAAGATAACCTGTCAGTGATTGGTatgcagaattttttttttctttttgaaattttcagtGGATAACCCACCTTTGATCGTGCAGTGAGCACGGAGGTGAGGGTGTTGATGACCTTCTTCCTCGAGCACTTGCGGACAGAGCTGGCGCTGCCCTCCGACTGCTGCCTCATGCTCTGGTCAGAATCAGAGCTGATCTCGATGACATGCtcgggcggaggaggcgcgggcTTGACAGGCGCCTTCCTGGCCTGCCTCTGCGCAGGCCTCGCCACGGCAGCAGGTGCAACTGCACTCTGCTGCAGACCCAATAGTTTCAGTAAGGTTCAGATTCAGATGCTTCAAGAATCAAGACAAAGAATGAAAGAAGGATTTGGTTGGCCGATGTACCTTGTTTGCCGCAGCATTTGCCTGCGCGTTCTTCAGCAGTTGGGCACCAAAGTTGGCggtgcggccggccggcgcctgCTGCAGAGGCTTGCTGTTTACAAGAACACAAGTGAAGGTTTCAGAGAAAGAGCAGAAGAAATTATGACAGCGTGAGGCTAAGCGATTGGTCGTATCACGTACCCTTCCGGTAGGCGGACGTTCATGACGTTGCCGATCTCGCCAAGGGCTCGCCGGTTCTTCGCGTCGGGCCTGCCGGCCACGACGGCCTTCTGCTTTCCCAGAGCGGCAACATTGCCTGAAATTGAGCAGGAGACAGACGCTATGAGAATTTCGCGATTTTGAGAAGTCGGACTGAACAACACCACCAAATAGGGATCAAATTGGAATCTTTTCTTCAGAAATCCAATCAAAAAGCAGGTAAATGAAATAATAAGAACAAGAACAAAGATCAACTGCTGGAGCTGGACAACGAACCGATGAGTACCAAGTTTGGGGGGAAGAGAAGCCTACCCAAAGATAAGGCAActcgtgtaaaaaaaaaaaccccaatcTTGGGACAGGATCCGAACAGGAAACTAACGAGGAACACGACAAGAACTCGAATCCGCGCAGCCGCCAAAGCCCCAAAGATCTGAGACACGCTGTTTTCGCTCACCTCTGTtctgcggcggctgcggagcGGCAGCGACGTTCTGGCTGCGTGTCGccatctccccttcctcctcctcctcgccctggCCGAAGATCCCGGAGATCACCGAGGCGAAGAACGAGtgcagccgcgccgcccgcgaccCCTCTTCCCCGCCGTCGAGCGCTGCAGCCACCGCGGCTCCGGCGAGCTCTggagcagcaccagcagcaaacaatccccttcctcctcctcctcttgcccaatcaatcaatcaaatcaACCAATCGGCGTCGGCGTGCGGCGTGTGATTGATGCGTGGTGGTATACAGTTCTTGGAggcggcgcgtggaggaggGGCGAGATATAGCGAGCTAGGGCAGGGCGCGTCCTCTGTGTCGGGTGGCGTTGCCTTTTTTACGTGGAGCGGAGGGGGAGCGGCCGCTCCAACGGTCGGGAGGGCTTCGAATCGCAACGGTCAGGAAGCGGAGCATCGGACGGCTATGATTGGCCGCGGCTGCCACGCGAAACTAGCCGTTAGGTGTAGGTATGGGTATGGATTGAGCCCATCGAGCTGGAAAAGCCTTCCATTTTAGTGGAGTTGCCATTAACAACACAATACTATGTACTCGTACGTAGTAGGCTGGAAGTTTCATTTTCATTcgagttttctttttattaacaTATACAGACCTGCTTGGAATTTACTGACGATGAAAAATCATAAGAGAAAAAGGTTGATTTGAGCGAGCATGTGTCATACAGGGCACTGTGCAAACTTCCCAGGAGATGAAAGTGAGCTTGAGCTCAACTTTGGGCAAGAAAAGCATCtccaaaataaaagagagaacaCTTTGAGCGAGAAGAGTGGAGCAGCAATTTCTGATGGAATTAAGCAAAAGCCTTATTTACACCCACGAGGAAGTACACCGCATACAAGAGTATACTGTACACTGCTGAGAATTTTGCTGAGAGCATGAGAGAGGCATGTGAATATGTGGTCCAAATTGTGCACTGACAAAAGGCCAGTACAGCTAGCTTTGGATTGAAGATTAGTGTATCTCAAGACTTGAATTGACTTGCATGTGACTATGACAGTGGACAGACGTCTCGGGGAGGATACGGAGTACATCAGTGCATACTCCTATGCAGTAGTACTACTGAAAATGTGGGTGAACAGAATAAAACGGTCAAACTGGAAATTAGGACGATTTTACAGGGGTTTATCAGAATGCCTCATATACAGCATTAGTTCAACAGGACAAGGTTTTCAGTAGGGGTGAATTCTCCATGAGGCAAACAAATGACTCCATTAGAAGAATTACTGTGGCAAAACGCCCTATTAAAATCACTTGCCAGATAACACAATAGTTGATCCTTTGAATACAACACAATCACCACTGACTTCGTGCGACCAGTTACGCACCATAGATGGAAGTGATTATATGTACATTTCTTGATTATTCAAGGGAAGCTCCTTCTAAGCAAACTATCACTTTTCGAACGTTAATAGATATAATGCTCAAGAATAATCATCATTTTGCACAGCATGTTTGACGAACACCACAAACAGCTGCTGGCAGGCAAATAAAAAGAATTGCCTTGAGAATGTATGCTGAAAGAGGAAAGCCTAGTGTACAACCTCTACTCTCGAAAACACAAACTGACACAGTACACAATTCACAGCCTACATGTATACTCCTGCTGTCACACCGTGAACACTGTAAATTCAGCTACCAGCATGAACTTCATCACCTGGACCAGTGAGCGTAATCTGCATTGAGCAAACAAAAGGGTATAAAATAACTTGCTTCCTAACATCAAGTGAATGAAACGGATTCTTGACCACATTATCATTAGAAACAAAATGCAATTTTAAGGCAAAAGCACTTACATTGCAATTTGAGGCAAATTTACGAGCAAGCATGATTGCTGCGTTCCTATCCCTGTCCGTTTCAAAAGCTAAGGTGTAGGACAGGCCTTTCC
Proteins encoded in this window:
- the LOC127762247 gene encoding cyclin-B1-1 isoform X3, with product MATRSQNVAAAPQPPQNRGNVAALGKQKAVVAGRPDAKNRRALGEIGNVMNVRLPEGKPLQQAPAGRTANFGAQLLKNAQANAAANKQSAVAPAAVARPAQRQARKAPVKPAPPPPEHVIEISSDSDQSMRQQSEGSASSVRKCSRKKVINTLTSVLTARSKVACGITDKPREVIKDIDKLDCDNELAVVDYIEDIYKFYKVAENECRPCDYIDTQVEINSKMRAILADWIIEVHHKFELMPETLYLSMYVIDRYLSMQQVQRRELQLVNDFILISDSAYTREQILAMEKGILNKLQWNLTVPTAYVFIMRYLKAGASADNKSDKEMEHMAFFFAELALMQYGLVASLPSKVAASAVYAARLTLKKSPLWTDTLKHHTGFTESQLLDSAKLLVTSHSTAPESKLRVVYKKYSSEQLGGVALRSPAVELCK
- the LOC127762235 gene encoding UDP-glycosyltransferase 87A2-like isoform X2, producing MAASTSAAAAGDEPCRCHVVAVPFPGRGHVNAMMNLSRLLAARGAATVTFVVTEEWLGLLSSSSAPPGVRLRAIPNVIPSENGRAADHAGFLDAVGARMEAPFERLLDRLRLEEKEETAVPVAAFVADFYVPWVVDVGNRRGVPVCSLFPMAAVFFSAYYHFDSLPSWLAKPPHQPVAGATTDNPDQRLEHYISSLASSSIMLSDLKPLIHSERTVEYILACISSIRKAQCLLFTTIYELEASVIDSLESLVTCPVYPIGPCIPYMTLENEHTKSNGEAPGRIDYFAWLDCQPENSVLYVSLGSFVSVSSSQLDEIALGLATSEVRFLWILREQSTRVRELVGNTNKGMILPWCDQLKVLCHPSVGGFLTHCGMNSTLEAVFAGVPMLTLPLFFDQPIDGRLIVEEWKIGVNLRDSTDKDRLIRREEIARAVKRLMASEEAEMKAIRRHALEWKEISHRAVDKGGSSHCNLASLMEMICPSR
- the LOC127762247 gene encoding cyclin-B1-1 isoform X2, translated to MATRSQNVAAAPQPPQNRGNVAALGKQKAVVAGRPDAKNRRALGEIGNVMNVRLPEGKPLQQAPAGRTANFGAQLLKNAQANAAANKSAVAPAAVARPAQRQARKAPVKPAPPPPEHVIEISSDSDQSMRQQSEGSASSVRKCSRKKVINTLTSVLTARSKVACGITDKPREVIKDIDKLDCDNELAVVDYIEDIYKFYKVAENECRPCDYIDTQVEINSKMRAILADWIIEVHHKFELMPETLYLSMYVIDRYLSMQQVQRRELQLVGVSAMLIACKYEEIWAPEVNDFILISDSAYTREQILAMEKGILNKLQWNLTVPTAYVFIMRYLKAGASADNKSDKEMEHMAFFFAELALMQYGLVASLPSKVAASAVYAARLTLKKSPLWTDTLKHHTGFTESQLLDSAKLLVTSHSTAPESKLRVVYKKYSSEQLGGVALRSPAVELCK
- the LOC127766954 gene encoding UDP-glycosyltransferase 87A1-like encodes the protein MASTAVSRHVVAVPYPGRGHINPMLAACRLLAAADGELTVTVVVTEEWHGLLASAGVPATLPPAGRVRLATIPNVIPSEHGRGADPAGFFEAVDAKMGVAVEQLLDRLERRPDAIVADTYLAWGVPAGAARGIPVCSLWTMAATFFWALYNIHLWPPVDDREGEQDLSRKSLEQYVPGCSSVRLSDVKIFRSWERSMKLTTEAFVNVRKAQCVLFTSFYELEPCAMDRITQAVPFPVYPVGPSISDMPLDGGASKIDDEEHRAWLDAQPERSVLYVSFGSVVSMWPSQLEEVAVALRDSAVRFFWVARDSASAGDLRRIAGGNGLVVPWCDQLGVLCHRSVGGFLSHCGWNSLLEAVFAGVPLLALPVVWDQVVDARVVADEWRIGVNLSEQRREEDDGGGVVVGRDAIRAAAARLMDPDDGESREMRRRAALLREACRGAVQDGGSSRRSLNGFVKDLADGRLNFQ
- the LOC127762247 gene encoding cyclin-B1-1 isoform X1: MATRSQNVAAAPQPPQNRGNVAALGKQKAVVAGRPDAKNRRALGEIGNVMNVRLPEGKPLQQAPAGRTANFGAQLLKNAQANAAANKQSAVAPAAVARPAQRQARKAPVKPAPPPPEHVIEISSDSDQSMRQQSEGSASSVRKCSRKKVINTLTSVLTARSKVACGITDKPREVIKDIDKLDCDNELAVVDYIEDIYKFYKVAENECRPCDYIDTQVEINSKMRAILADWIIEVHHKFELMPETLYLSMYVIDRYLSMQQVQRRELQLVGVSAMLIACKYEEIWAPEVNDFILISDSAYTREQILAMEKGILNKLQWNLTVPTAYVFIMRYLKAGASADNKSDKEMEHMAFFFAELALMQYGLVASLPSKVAASAVYAARLTLKKSPLWTDTLKHHTGFTESQLLDSAKLLVTSHSTAPESKLRVVYKKYSSEQLGGVALRSPAVELCK
- the LOC127762235 gene encoding UDP-glycosyltransferase 87A2-like isoform X1, with translation MAASTSAAAAGDEPCRCHVVAVPFPGRGHVNAMMNLSRLLAARGAATVTFVVTEEWLGLLSSSSAPPGVRLRAIPNVIPSENGRAADHAGFLDAVGARMEAPFERLLDRLRLEEKEETAVPVAAFVADFYVPWVVDVGNRRGVPVCSLFPMAAVFFSAYYHFDSLPSWLAKPPHQPVAGATTADNPDQRLEHYISSLASSSIMLSDLKPLIHSERTVEYILACISSIRKAQCLLFTTIYELEASVIDSLESLVTCPVYPIGPCIPYMTLENEHTKSNGEAPGRIDYFAWLDCQPENSVLYVSLGSFVSVSSSQLDEIALGLATSEVRFLWILREQSTRVRELVGNTNKGMILPWCDQLKVLCHPSVGGFLTHCGMNSTLEAVFAGVPMLTLPLFFDQPIDGRLIVEEWKIGVNLRDSTDKDRLIRREEIARAVKRLMASEEAEMKAIRRHALEWKEISHRAVDKGGSSHCNLASLMEMICPSR